A stretch of the Arvicanthis niloticus isolate mArvNil1 chromosome 17, mArvNil1.pat.X, whole genome shotgun sequence genome encodes the following:
- the LOC143434885 gene encoding uncharacterized protein LOC143434885, translating into MDKTKKMMQFCPSFLKETLDPEEHALLSTRVLPALSRRCSKFEPCCFCGDSGHCSENGSLVDWDLYSFCVSESLDYLRYYHRLECAKKRGTEAFQSKSQREPRVSPGDVDNKDKDAEEPDELSPGLLREKGLDLETCDSGDYPDQDPASDNTGTLLLRVHTGTLLLRVHTGTLLMEFNCEHSTKSKNEEKKIIIQRSLWCTPLHIMLACGSVDNDLSAA; encoded by the exons ATGGATAAAACCAAGAAGATGATGCAGTTCTGTCCCAGTTTCCTCAAGGAAACATTAGATCCTGAAGAACATGCACTGCTAAGTACTCGTGTCTTGCCAGCCCTGAGTAGAAGATGTTCCAAGTTTGAGCCATGTTGTTTCTGTGGAGATTCAGGCCACTGCTCTGAGAATGGCTCACTTGTTGATTGGGATCTATACTCCTTTTGTGTATCTGAGAGCTTAGACTACCTGAGATACTACCACAGATTGGAATGTGCCAAGAAGAGGGGTACAGAAGCCTTCCAGAGTAAGAGTCAGAGGGAGCCACGAGTGTCCCCAGGAGATGTGGACAACAAAGACAAAGATGCAGAGGAGCCAGATGAACTCTCACCAGGCTTGCTCAGGGAGAAAGGGCTGGACCTTGAAACCTGTGATTCTGGAGACTAtcctgaccaggatcctgctTCTGACA ATACAGGTACACTGCTCCTGAGAGTGCACACGGGCACACTGCTCCTGAGAGTGCACACGGGCACACTGCTCATGGAGTTCAACTGTGAGCACTCTACTAAATCAAAGAATGAGGAGAAAAAGATCATTATACAAAGAAGTTTATGGTGCACACCACTGCACATCATGCTTGCCTGTGGTTCTGTGGACAATGACTTAAGTGCTGCCTAA